One stretch of Candidatus Bipolaricaulota bacterium DNA includes these proteins:
- the ftsW gene encoding putative lipid II flippase FtsW produces the protein MEAERQEMRVERHADLNTIIVTSLLLLYGLVMVYSASAPFSLRHYGNDVHLFVKQLIAAGAGGLLMWGLSRFDYHRLAQLDDILLVGGFLLTLLTLFPRVGDGRWLDLGPFALQPTEFLKFALIVYLAATIVRKGERIKSYTEGVLPFVIVLAVIAAVVINQPDLGMILVLASLTAAMLFFGGAQVRHLLFTAVSGVPFVYLAILIAPYRLSRIIAFIDPHAYASSSGYQIIQSLTAIGAGGIFGRGLGASQAKLFYLPQAHNDFIFSVLAEELGLIGALVLIGLFVAFAWRAFVIAGRAPDRLGRLLALGIGFTISLQAILNLGVALAILPVTGLTLPFVSNGGSSLLVTLGMVGVLLNVSRQGGES, from the coding sequence ATGGAGGCAGAACGTCAGGAGATGCGGGTGGAGCGGCACGCTGATCTAAACACAATAATCGTCACTTCCCTCCTCCTGTTGTACGGCCTGGTGATGGTGTACAGCGCAAGCGCTCCCTTCTCTCTGCGCCATTACGGGAACGACGTCCACCTGTTCGTCAAGCAGTTGATCGCTGCTGGAGCCGGGGGGTTGCTGATGTGGGGCCTGTCGCGGTTCGACTATCACCGCCTCGCTCAGTTGGACGACATCCTCCTCGTCGGTGGTTTCCTCCTCACCCTCCTCACCCTGTTCCCGCGGGTGGGGGATGGCCGCTGGCTCGACCTCGGACCGTTCGCCCTTCAACCGACCGAGTTCCTCAAGTTCGCCCTCATCGTCTACCTGGCGGCGACGATCGTCAGGAAGGGGGAGAGGATCAAATCGTATACCGAGGGGGTCCTTCCGTTCGTGATCGTCCTCGCGGTGATCGCCGCAGTGGTGATCAACCAGCCCGACTTGGGGATGATCCTCGTTCTTGCTTCCCTCACGGCAGCGATGCTCTTCTTCGGCGGGGCGCAGGTGCGGCACCTCCTGTTCACCGCCGTTTCCGGCGTTCCATTCGTCTATTTAGCGATCCTGATCGCCCCCTACCGTCTATCCCGGATCATCGCGTTCATCGACCCACACGCCTACGCGAGCTCGTCCGGGTATCAGATCATCCAATCGCTGACCGCGATCGGGGCAGGGGGGATCTTCGGCCGCGGCCTGGGGGCGTCCCAGGCCAAGCTGTTCTACCTCCCCCAGGCGCACAACGATTTTATCTTCTCCGTTCTCGCCGAAGAGCTGGGGTTGATCGGGGCGCTCGTCCTCATCGGGCTGTTCGTCGCGTTTGCCTGGCGGGCGTTCGTGATCGCCGGGCGGGCTCCGGACCGACTCGGACGGCTCCTCGCGCTCGGGATCGGGTTTACGATCTCGCTTCAAGCGATCCTCAACCTCGGGGTGGCGCTCGCGATCCTTCCGGTCACGGGGTTGACGCTCCCGTTCGTGAGCAACGGTGGTTCCTCCCTCCTCGTCACCCTGGGAATGGTCGGGGTGCTGCTGAACGTATCCCGCCAAGGGGGTGAGAGCTGA
- a CDS encoding UDP-N-acetylmuramate--L-alanine ligase: MIESGKNYHFIGIGGAGMSGLAAVMLAGGARISGSDLRENDATRRLARAGARIYVGHDARHLDGAEIDRVVVSSAIGEENVELRAARERRIPVVHRLHALSRLLSGYRSVGVTGTHGKTTTTAMIATILRAVGMDPSYLVGAYCPGLGGNSHLGKGDYFVTEVDESDGLFLSLRPTIGVLNNIGRDHLNTYRTFAAIKESFARYIHQSERAVLVIDDPNVRAIAAAVPAGLTVGLDPAAELRAVRIVHHRFHTQFDVLHRGQEVATVHLPAPGDHNVRNALAAIGAAYLAGVPIPTAAAALRGFILPQRRFQLLEENGVTVVDDYAHLPEEIAATLDAIRTGWERRRIVAIFQPHRYTRTQTIGPEFGAAFRLADTVVITSIYPANERPIPGVSAREIVEAVARETAADLYFIRSKEEVLSFLKRYIAPHDFIISFGAGDIWTVTEELSCFLKEGSFCPA; this comes from the coding sequence GTGATCGAATCGGGGAAGAATTACCACTTCATCGGGATCGGTGGAGCGGGGATGAGCGGGCTTGCCGCGGTGATGCTCGCCGGCGGGGCGCGGATCTCCGGCTCCGACCTGCGGGAGAACGACGCCACCCGCCGCCTCGCCCGGGCCGGAGCACGGATCTACGTGGGGCACGACGCTCGTCACTTGGACGGAGCCGAGATAGACAGGGTGGTCGTCTCCTCGGCGATCGGGGAGGAGAACGTGGAGCTGCGGGCGGCACGGGAGAGGAGGATCCCGGTCGTGCACCGTCTCCACGCCCTCAGCCGTCTCTTGTCCGGTTACCGGAGCGTCGGGGTGACCGGGACGCACGGGAAGACCACGACTACGGCGATGATCGCCACCATCCTGCGTGCTGTCGGGATGGACCCGAGCTACCTCGTAGGGGCGTACTGCCCCGGCCTCGGCGGGAACTCCCACCTCGGGAAAGGGGATTACTTCGTGACTGAAGTGGACGAGAGCGACGGGTTGTTCCTCTCCCTGAGGCCGACGATCGGGGTGCTGAACAACATCGGCCGCGACCACTTGAACACCTATCGGACCTTCGCCGCGATCAAGGAGAGCTTCGCCCGCTACATTCACCAGTCGGAGAGGGCCGTGCTGGTGATCGATGATCCGAACGTGCGCGCCATCGCCGCCGCCGTTCCCGCCGGACTGACCGTCGGGCTCGATCCCGCGGCCGAGTTACGCGCGGTCCGGATCGTACATCACCGGTTCCACACGCAGTTCGATGTCCTTCACCGCGGACAGGAGGTCGCCACCGTCCACCTTCCCGCTCCCGGGGACCACAACGTGCGCAATGCCCTGGCCGCGATCGGGGCGGCCTACCTCGCCGGGGTCCCGATCCCGACCGCTGCCGCCGCTCTGCGCGGGTTCATCCTTCCCCAGCGTCGGTTCCAGCTGCTGGAGGAGAACGGGGTGACGGTCGTCGATGACTACGCTCATCTCCCGGAGGAGATCGCAGCTACGCTGGACGCGATCCGCACCGGCTGGGAGCGGCGCCGGATCGTCGCCATCTTCCAACCGCACCGCTACACCCGCACCCAGACCATCGGTCCGGAGTTCGGAGCAGCGTTCCGCCTTGCCGACACGGTCGTCATCACCTCCATCTATCCGGCGAACGAGCGTCCGATCCCCGGGGTGTCGGCACGGGAGATCGTGGAGGCGGTGGCGCGGGAGACCGCGGCTGACCTGTACTTCATCCGCAGCAAAGAGGAGGTCCTCTCCTTCCTCAAGCGCTACATCGCCCCGCACGACTTCATCATCAGCTTCGGAGCCGGGGACATCTGGACGGTGACGGAGGAGCTGTCATGCTTCCTGAAGGAGGGAAGCTTCTGCCCGGCGTGA
- the murG gene encoding undecaprenyldiphospho-muramoylpentapeptide beta-N-acetylglucosaminyltransferase, which yields MRVLVAGGGTGGHFYPALAVMEALKKDDPAIELGYVGTRRGIEARILPSYPWIRFFPIHARGISRESVGKGIYAVFLLFVAFIETALVFLRFRPQLVIGMGGYASFAPLFLGSLLGRVIPIRTVIHEQNLVAGLTNRILSRFVDKVLVSYPRTREDFPHARRVVVTGNPIREEFLLSKRSEAAYRRFGLVPGKKTVLVFGGSRGSSTLVRALLQKIDAIAADGELQVLLVTGDAEDENAIRKAFADEGVKNVIVRRYIDRMGEAFALADLIVSRAGATTLAEITSCGKPALLVPWPGAAEDHQRRNARYLAAAGACAVAEEDELLEEGLAPVIEAMVRDEVRLNRIGRNAAQVGQRSAVRLILGEIESLARGEAQT from the coding sequence ATGCGCGTGCTGGTCGCCGGGGGTGGGACAGGTGGGCACTTCTATCCGGCCCTTGCCGTGATGGAAGCGCTCAAGAAGGACGACCCTGCGATCGAGCTCGGGTACGTGGGGACGCGGAGGGGGATCGAGGCGCGGATCCTCCCTTCCTACCCCTGGATCAGGTTCTTTCCGATTCACGCCCGCGGGATTTCGCGCGAGAGCGTGGGCAAGGGGATCTACGCCGTTTTTCTCCTCTTCGTTGCGTTCATCGAGACGGCATTGGTGTTCCTTCGGTTCCGACCGCAGCTCGTGATCGGGATGGGGGGATACGCATCGTTCGCCCCCCTGTTCCTCGGGAGCCTCCTCGGAAGGGTCATCCCGATCCGCACGGTGATCCACGAGCAGAACCTGGTCGCCGGGCTGACGAACAGGATCCTCTCCCGGTTTGTGGACAAGGTCCTCGTCTCCTACCCCCGGACGCGGGAGGACTTCCCCCACGCCCGGCGGGTTGTGGTCACCGGGAACCCGATCCGGGAGGAGTTCCTCCTTTCCAAGCGTTCGGAGGCCGCTTATCGCCGGTTCGGGCTCGTTCCCGGGAAGAAGACGGTCCTCGTCTTCGGCGGGTCGCGCGGATCGAGCACTTTGGTGCGTGCGCTGCTCCAGAAGATCGATGCCATCGCCGCCGACGGCGAGCTTCAGGTCCTACTTGTCACCGGAGATGCCGAGGACGAAAATGCAATCCGCAAAGCGTTCGCGGATGAGGGGGTAAAAAACGTGATCGTGCGCCGGTACATCGACCGGATGGGGGAGGCATTCGCCCTTGCTGATCTGATCGTCTCTCGTGCCGGCGCCACCACCCTTGCCGAGATCACCTCCTGCGGGAAGCCCGCCCTCCTCGTCCCCTGGCCCGGGGCGGCGGAGGACCATCAGCGCCGGAACGCGCGTTACCTCGCGGCGGCGGGCGCATGCGCCGTGGCGGAGGAAGACGAGTTGTTGGAGGAGGGCCTTGCCCCGGTCATCGAAGCGATGGTCCGGGACGAGGTACGGTTGAACCGGATCGGCCGGAACGCAGCGCAGGTCGGACAGCGGTCCGCCGTCCGCCTGATCCTGGGGGAGATTGAGAGCCTGGCGCGAGGGGAGGCGCAGACGTGA
- the murD gene encoding UDP-N-acetylmuramoyl-L-alanine--D-glutamate ligase: MRIGEVEASRVAVFGFGRTGRAVVEFLLRKGIEPFVTDAGSISDEAKGFLSSHSVSYEDGGHTLRAVSGVDLIVLSPGVDPRAPILGNARSRGIPILSELDLAGMFLPRVPIIGVTGTNGKSTTVRLIEAILRAQGRTAVSGGNIGIPAISLVGGDYDVLVLEVSSFQLEQSSAFHPRVGVLLNIAPDHLDRHRTMAAYTAAKLRLFRNQTRDDLAVAPTELAAAVREIEPAVVFYDRLDLSPLPGFERLLFHNRLNLKAAVAAARGIVEFDPLDLDLEGLVPAFSLPYRMRVEGEVGGALVINDSKSTNAAATIAALRGFDRPVVLILGGRHKGAGYEELAREIAGRRVKQVVLYGEAAPYLEERLHAAGIVPAGEFPDLEGAVECALDHTSPGDVLLFSPACSSYDLFKNYEERGMAFSSMIRAHPFFRARMTD; this comes from the coding sequence GTGAGGATCGGTGAGGTCGAGGCATCGCGTGTTGCGGTGTTCGGGTTCGGCCGGACTGGCCGCGCGGTGGTCGAGTTTCTCCTCCGGAAGGGGATCGAGCCGTTCGTAACCGACGCAGGCTCCATCTCCGACGAAGCGAAGGGATTCCTGTCTTCCCATTCCGTTTCGTACGAGGACGGGGGGCACACCCTCCGTGCCGTCAGCGGCGTGGATCTCATCGTCCTCAGCCCGGGGGTCGACCCGCGCGCCCCGATCCTCGGAAACGCCCGTAGTCGTGGGATCCCGATCCTGTCGGAGCTCGACCTTGCGGGGATGTTCCTCCCCCGTGTCCCGATCATCGGAGTCACCGGGACGAACGGGAAGAGCACGACGGTGCGGCTCATCGAGGCGATCCTGCGCGCCCAGGGGCGCACCGCGGTGAGCGGCGGGAATATCGGGATCCCGGCGATCTCCCTCGTCGGAGGCGATTACGACGTACTCGTGCTCGAGGTGAGCAGCTTCCAACTCGAGCAATCGTCCGCGTTCCATCCCCGTGTCGGGGTCCTCCTCAACATCGCCCCCGACCACCTCGACCGCCACCGGACCATGGCGGCCTACACCGCAGCGAAGCTCCGTCTGTTCCGCAACCAGACCCGGGACGACCTCGCCGTCGCCCCCACGGAACTCGCCGCTGCGGTCAGGGAGATCGAACCGGCGGTGGTCTTCTACGACAGACTTGACCTCTCCCCACTTCCTGGATTCGAACGCCTCCTGTTCCACAACCGGCTCAACCTCAAGGCCGCGGTCGCTGCGGCGCGGGGGATCGTCGAGTTTGACCCGCTTGACCTCGACCTGGAGGGGCTCGTCCCCGCGTTCTCCCTCCCCTATCGGATGAGGGTCGAGGGAGAGGTCGGTGGCGCGCTTGTGATCAACGACTCCAAGTCGACCAACGCCGCCGCGACGATCGCCGCCCTGCGCGGGTTCGACCGCCCGGTTGTCCTCATCCTCGGCGGACGCCACAAGGGGGCAGGGTACGAGGAACTCGCACGGGAGATCGCGGGGCGCAGGGTGAAGCAGGTGGTCCTGTACGGAGAGGCTGCGCCGTACCTCGAAGAGCGGTTGCACGCCGCTGGGATCGTCCCGGCCGGGGAGTTCCCCGACCTTGAGGGCGCGGTGGAATGTGCCCTGGATCACACTTCCCCGGGCGACGTCCTCCTCTTCTCCCCTGCTTGCTCGAGCTATGACCTGTTTAAAAACTATGAGGAGAGGGGAATGGCGTTCAGCTCAATGATTCGCGCTCATCCATTCTTCCGCGCGCGCATGACCGATTAG